The following coding sequences are from one Salvia hispanica cultivar TCC Black 2014 chromosome 3, UniMelb_Shisp_WGS_1.0, whole genome shotgun sequence window:
- the LOC125213025 gene encoding F-box/FBD/LRR-repeat protein At1g13570-like isoform X3 has protein sequence MENLKRLHRDILRELPDMLIFDIFWRLPMTDVVRTSLLSKGWRNFWTTSPFLNFDNRAMLFGDDSKLQNFVNRALSCWNGNRVLKFRFHSRHKLASSMFSDVDLWVNFAVRNGVEEFHLHVWCNSVTGWRGFDGKEVYRVPLCLYSCSSLKELSLQSCNLEIDGNVQWNKLESLTIKAFRVTANLINQILSATPHLKVFDLTYVDKGGNLSIQSTSLKELSIFKYFLAAADLFVVSELRICTPNLETLEISGFPYKKYLLMDVSSLTRAFLDSVPSDHFFQFGLSNALSQILPSIQHVEYVALSDCCTKEIGAMKTKCAHSAFLNVKSLKLRCCLYDYKQVIGALEMFPQLNRLVIEDEKGNSHQDDTESLKFEANLPESFLLRLRTVERNCSGCEDLLRLTARLFSPSYALQVIGTTQVTK, from the exons ATGGAAAACCTAAAGCGTTTACATCGCGACATACTACGAGAGTTACCGGATATGTTAATATTCGACATATTTTGGAGGTTGCCAATGACAGATGTGGTTAGGACATCTCTTCTATCCAAAGGCTGGAGGAACTTTTGGACCACTTCCCCCTTTCTCAATTTCGATAATCGTGCTATGTTGTTTGGTGATGATAGTAAGCTTCAGAATTTTGTTAATCGGGCTTTGTCATGCTGGAATGGGAATAGGGTATTGAAGTTCAGGTTTCATTCGCGTCATAAGCTTGCAAGTTCAATGTTTAGCGATGTTGATTTGTGGGTGAATTTTGCCGTAAGAAATGGAGTGGAAGAATTTCATTTACATGTGTGGTGCAATTCTGTAACAGGTTGGCGTGGTTTTGACGGTAAGGAAGTTTACCGTGTGCCACTGTGCCTCTACTCATGCTCATCCCTAAAAGAGTTATCACTCCAATCTTGTAACTTAGAGATTGATGGGAATGTGCAGTGGAATAAACTTGAGAGTTTAACGATTAAGGCTTTTAGGGTCACTGCAAATCTGATTAACCAAATATTGTCTGCTACTCCTCATTTGAAAGTCTTTGACTTGACTTACGTTGACAAAGGTGGAAACTTGAGTATCCAATCTACTAGTTTGAAGGAGCTGTCTATTTTCAAGTACTTTTTGGCCGCGGCTGATTTATTTGTGGTTTCGGAGCTGAGAATCTGTACCCCGAATCTTGAAACATTAGAAATTAGTGGATTTCCATATAAGAAGTATTTGCTGATGGATGTCTCATCTTTGACACGTGCATTTCTTGATTCAGTGCCATCAGACCATTTTTTTCAGTTTGGGTTGTCTAATGCATTGAGTCAAATTCTTCCAAGCATTCAACATGTGGAATACGTTGCATTATCAGACTGTTGCACCAAG GAGATTGGAGCTATGAAAACGAAATGTGCGCACTCAGCTTTTCTGAATGTCAAATCCTTGAAACTTAGATGTTGTTTATATGACTACAAACAAGTAATAGGTGCTCTAGAGATGTTCCCTCAGTTGAATAGATTAGTCATTGAAGACGAGAAAGGAAACAGCCACCAAGATGACACTGAGTCACTCAAGTTTGAGGCAAATCTCCCCGAGTCTTTTCTTCTTCGGTTAAGGACAGTTGAG AGAAACTGCTCAGGATGCGAAGATCTTCTTCGTCTAACTGCAAGATTGTTCTCACCAAGTTACGCCCTTCAAGTCATTGGAACAACTCAGGTAACTAAATGA
- the LOC125213025 gene encoding F-box/LRR-repeat protein 25-like isoform X5, with the protein MENLKRLHRDILRELPDMLIFDIFWRLPMTDVVRTSLLSKGWRNFWTTSPFLNFDNRAMLFGDDSKLQNFVNRALSCWNGNRVLKFRFHSRHKLASSMFSDVDLWVNFAVRNGVEEFHLHVWCNSVTGWRGFDVPSDHFFQFGLSNALSQILPSIQHVEYVALSDCCTKEIGAMKTKCAHSAFLNVKSLKLRCCLYDYKQVIGALEMFPQLNRLVIEDEKGNSHQDDTESLKFEANLPESFLLRLRTVEVTWSEGYGVFPLIEILLKYASKLEKIVFQLNEIKSPATSDSLFYVSEKLLRMRRSSSSNCKIVLTKLRPSSHWNNSGN; encoded by the exons ATGGAAAACCTAAAGCGTTTACATCGCGACATACTACGAGAGTTACCGGATATGTTAATATTCGACATATTTTGGAGGTTGCCAATGACAGATGTGGTTAGGACATCTCTTCTATCCAAAGGCTGGAGGAACTTTTGGACCACTTCCCCCTTTCTCAATTTCGATAATCGTGCTATGTTGTTTGGTGATGATAGTAAGCTTCAGAATTTTGTTAATCGGGCTTTGTCATGCTGGAATGGGAATAGGGTATTGAAGTTCAGGTTTCATTCGCGTCATAAGCTTGCAAGTTCAATGTTTAGCGATGTTGATTTGTGGGTGAATTTTGCCGTAAGAAATGGAGTGGAAGAATTTCATTTACATGTGTGGTGCAATTCTGTAACAGGTTGGCGTGGTTTTGACG TGCCATCAGACCATTTTTTTCAGTTTGGGTTGTCTAATGCATTGAGTCAAATTCTTCCAAGCATTCAACATGTGGAATACGTTGCATTATCAGACTGTTGCACCAAG GAGATTGGAGCTATGAAAACGAAATGTGCGCACTCAGCTTTTCTGAATGTCAAATCCTTGAAACTTAGATGTTGTTTATATGACTACAAACAAGTAATAGGTGCTCTAGAGATGTTCCCTCAGTTGAATAGATTAGTCATTGAAGACGAGAAAGGAAACAGCCACCAAGATGACACTGAGTCACTCAAGTTTGAGGCAAATCTCCCCGAGTCTTTTCTTCTTCGGTTAAGGACAGTTGAGGTTACTTGGTCTGAGGGTTACGGCGTATTTCCATTGATTGAGATTCTGTTAAAATATGCGAGCAAGCTAGAAAAGATTGTTTTCCAATTAAATGAAATCAAGTCTCCTGCAACATCAGATTCCTTGTTTTATGTGTCAGAGAAACTGCTCAGGATGCGAAGATCTTCTTCGTCTAACTGCAAGATTGTTCTCACCAAGTTACGCCCTTCAAGTCATTGGAACAACTCAGGTAACTAA
- the LOC125213025 gene encoding F-box/FBD/LRR-repeat protein At1g13570-like isoform X2 yields MENLKRLHRDILRELPDMLIFDIFWRLPMTDVVRTSLLSKGWRNFWTTSPFLNFDNRAMLFGDDSKLQNFVNRALSCWNGNRVLKFRFHSRHKLASSMFSDVDLWVNFAVRNGVEEFHLHVWCNSVTGWRGFDGKEVYRVPLCLYSCSSLKELSLQSCNLEIDGNVQWNKLESLTIKAFRVTANLINQILSATPHLKVFDLTYVDKGGNLSIQSTSLKELSIFKYFLAAADLFVVSELRICTPNLETLEISGFPYKKYLLMDVSSLTRAFLDSVPSDHFFQFGLSNALSQILPSIQHVEYVALSDCCTKEIGAMKTKCALEMFPQLNRLVIEDEKGNSHQDDTESLKFEANLPESFLLRLRTVEVTWSEGYGVFPLIEILLKYASKLEKIVFQLNEIKSPATSDSLFYVSEKLLRMRRSSSSNCKIVLTKLRPSSHWNNSGN; encoded by the exons ATGGAAAACCTAAAGCGTTTACATCGCGACATACTACGAGAGTTACCGGATATGTTAATATTCGACATATTTTGGAGGTTGCCAATGACAGATGTGGTTAGGACATCTCTTCTATCCAAAGGCTGGAGGAACTTTTGGACCACTTCCCCCTTTCTCAATTTCGATAATCGTGCTATGTTGTTTGGTGATGATAGTAAGCTTCAGAATTTTGTTAATCGGGCTTTGTCATGCTGGAATGGGAATAGGGTATTGAAGTTCAGGTTTCATTCGCGTCATAAGCTTGCAAGTTCAATGTTTAGCGATGTTGATTTGTGGGTGAATTTTGCCGTAAGAAATGGAGTGGAAGAATTTCATTTACATGTGTGGTGCAATTCTGTAACAGGTTGGCGTGGTTTTGACGGTAAGGAAGTTTACCGTGTGCCACTGTGCCTCTACTCATGCTCATCCCTAAAAGAGTTATCACTCCAATCTTGTAACTTAGAGATTGATGGGAATGTGCAGTGGAATAAACTTGAGAGTTTAACGATTAAGGCTTTTAGGGTCACTGCAAATCTGATTAACCAAATATTGTCTGCTACTCCTCATTTGAAAGTCTTTGACTTGACTTACGTTGACAAAGGTGGAAACTTGAGTATCCAATCTACTAGTTTGAAGGAGCTGTCTATTTTCAAGTACTTTTTGGCCGCGGCTGATTTATTTGTGGTTTCGGAGCTGAGAATCTGTACCCCGAATCTTGAAACATTAGAAATTAGTGGATTTCCATATAAGAAGTATTTGCTGATGGATGTCTCATCTTTGACACGTGCATTTCTTGATTCAGTGCCATCAGACCATTTTTTTCAGTTTGGGTTGTCTAATGCATTGAGTCAAATTCTTCCAAGCATTCAACATGTGGAATACGTTGCATTATCAGACTGTTGCACCAAG GAGATTGGAGCTATGAAAACGAAAT GTGCTCTAGAGATGTTCCCTCAGTTGAATAGATTAGTCATTGAAGACGAGAAAGGAAACAGCCACCAAGATGACACTGAGTCACTCAAGTTTGAGGCAAATCTCCCCGAGTCTTTTCTTCTTCGGTTAAGGACAGTTGAGGTTACTTGGTCTGAGGGTTACGGCGTATTTCCATTGATTGAGATTCTGTTAAAATATGCGAGCAAGCTAGAAAAGATTGTTTTCCAATTAAATGAAATCAAGTCTCCTGCAACATCAGATTCCTTGTTTTATGTGTCAGAGAAACTGCTCAGGATGCGAAGATCTTCTTCGTCTAACTGCAAGATTGTTCTCACCAAGTTACGCCCTTCAAGTCATTGGAACAACTCAGGTAACTAA
- the LOC125213025 gene encoding putative F-box/FBD/LRR-repeat protein At1g78760 isoform X4, producing the protein MENLKRLHRDILRELPDMLIFDIFWRLPMTDVVRTSLLSKGWRNFWTTSPFLNFDNRAMLFGDDSWRGFDGKEVYRVPLCLYSCSSLKELSLQSCNLEIDGNVQWNKLESLTIKAFRVTANLINQILSATPHLKVFDLTYVDKGGNLSIQSTSLKELSIFKYFLAAADLFVVSELRICTPNLETLEISGFPYKKYLLMDVSSLTRAFLDSVPSDHFFQFGLSNALSQILPSIQHVEYVALSDCCTKEIGAMKTKCAHSAFLNVKSLKLRCCLYDYKQVIGALEMFPQLNRLVIEDEKGNSHQDDTESLKFEANLPESFLLRLRTVEVTWSEGYGVFPLIEILLKYASKLEKIVFQLNEIKSPATSDSLFYVSEKLLRMRRSSSSNCKIVLTKLRPSSHWNNSGN; encoded by the exons ATGGAAAACCTAAAGCGTTTACATCGCGACATACTACGAGAGTTACCGGATATGTTAATATTCGACATATTTTGGAGGTTGCCAATGACAGATGTGGTTAGGACATCTCTTCTATCCAAAGGCTGGAGGAACTTTTGGACCACTTCCCCCTTTCTCAATTTCGATAATCGTGCTATGTTGTTTGGTGATGATA GTTGGCGTGGTTTTGACGGTAAGGAAGTTTACCGTGTGCCACTGTGCCTCTACTCATGCTCATCCCTAAAAGAGTTATCACTCCAATCTTGTAACTTAGAGATTGATGGGAATGTGCAGTGGAATAAACTTGAGAGTTTAACGATTAAGGCTTTTAGGGTCACTGCAAATCTGATTAACCAAATATTGTCTGCTACTCCTCATTTGAAAGTCTTTGACTTGACTTACGTTGACAAAGGTGGAAACTTGAGTATCCAATCTACTAGTTTGAAGGAGCTGTCTATTTTCAAGTACTTTTTGGCCGCGGCTGATTTATTTGTGGTTTCGGAGCTGAGAATCTGTACCCCGAATCTTGAAACATTAGAAATTAGTGGATTTCCATATAAGAAGTATTTGCTGATGGATGTCTCATCTTTGACACGTGCATTTCTTGATTCAGTGCCATCAGACCATTTTTTTCAGTTTGGGTTGTCTAATGCATTGAGTCAAATTCTTCCAAGCATTCAACATGTGGAATACGTTGCATTATCAGACTGTTGCACCAAG GAGATTGGAGCTATGAAAACGAAATGTGCGCACTCAGCTTTTCTGAATGTCAAATCCTTGAAACTTAGATGTTGTTTATATGACTACAAACAAGTAATAGGTGCTCTAGAGATGTTCCCTCAGTTGAATAGATTAGTCATTGAAGACGAGAAAGGAAACAGCCACCAAGATGACACTGAGTCACTCAAGTTTGAGGCAAATCTCCCCGAGTCTTTTCTTCTTCGGTTAAGGACAGTTGAGGTTACTTGGTCTGAGGGTTACGGCGTATTTCCATTGATTGAGATTCTGTTAAAATATGCGAGCAAGCTAGAAAAGATTGTTTTCCAATTAAATGAAATCAAGTCTCCTGCAACATCAGATTCCTTGTTTTATGTGTCAGAGAAACTGCTCAGGATGCGAAGATCTTCTTCGTCTAACTGCAAGATTGTTCTCACCAAGTTACGCCCTTCAAGTCATTGGAACAACTCAGGTAACTAA
- the LOC125213025 gene encoding putative F-box/FBD/LRR-repeat protein At1g78760 isoform X1, giving the protein MENLKRLHRDILRELPDMLIFDIFWRLPMTDVVRTSLLSKGWRNFWTTSPFLNFDNRAMLFGDDSKLQNFVNRALSCWNGNRVLKFRFHSRHKLASSMFSDVDLWVNFAVRNGVEEFHLHVWCNSVTGWRGFDGKEVYRVPLCLYSCSSLKELSLQSCNLEIDGNVQWNKLESLTIKAFRVTANLINQILSATPHLKVFDLTYVDKGGNLSIQSTSLKELSIFKYFLAAADLFVVSELRICTPNLETLEISGFPYKKYLLMDVSSLTRAFLDSVPSDHFFQFGLSNALSQILPSIQHVEYVALSDCCTKEIGAMKTKCAHSAFLNVKSLKLRCCLYDYKQVIGALEMFPQLNRLVIEDEKGNSHQDDTESLKFEANLPESFLLRLRTVEVTWSEGYGVFPLIEILLKYASKLEKIVFQLNEIKSPATSDSLFYVSEKLLRMRRSSSSNCKIVLTKLRPSSHWNNSGN; this is encoded by the exons ATGGAAAACCTAAAGCGTTTACATCGCGACATACTACGAGAGTTACCGGATATGTTAATATTCGACATATTTTGGAGGTTGCCAATGACAGATGTGGTTAGGACATCTCTTCTATCCAAAGGCTGGAGGAACTTTTGGACCACTTCCCCCTTTCTCAATTTCGATAATCGTGCTATGTTGTTTGGTGATGATAGTAAGCTTCAGAATTTTGTTAATCGGGCTTTGTCATGCTGGAATGGGAATAGGGTATTGAAGTTCAGGTTTCATTCGCGTCATAAGCTTGCAAGTTCAATGTTTAGCGATGTTGATTTGTGGGTGAATTTTGCCGTAAGAAATGGAGTGGAAGAATTTCATTTACATGTGTGGTGCAATTCTGTAACAGGTTGGCGTGGTTTTGACGGTAAGGAAGTTTACCGTGTGCCACTGTGCCTCTACTCATGCTCATCCCTAAAAGAGTTATCACTCCAATCTTGTAACTTAGAGATTGATGGGAATGTGCAGTGGAATAAACTTGAGAGTTTAACGATTAAGGCTTTTAGGGTCACTGCAAATCTGATTAACCAAATATTGTCTGCTACTCCTCATTTGAAAGTCTTTGACTTGACTTACGTTGACAAAGGTGGAAACTTGAGTATCCAATCTACTAGTTTGAAGGAGCTGTCTATTTTCAAGTACTTTTTGGCCGCGGCTGATTTATTTGTGGTTTCGGAGCTGAGAATCTGTACCCCGAATCTTGAAACATTAGAAATTAGTGGATTTCCATATAAGAAGTATTTGCTGATGGATGTCTCATCTTTGACACGTGCATTTCTTGATTCAGTGCCATCAGACCATTTTTTTCAGTTTGGGTTGTCTAATGCATTGAGTCAAATTCTTCCAAGCATTCAACATGTGGAATACGTTGCATTATCAGACTGTTGCACCAAG GAGATTGGAGCTATGAAAACGAAATGTGCGCACTCAGCTTTTCTGAATGTCAAATCCTTGAAACTTAGATGTTGTTTATATGACTACAAACAAGTAATAGGTGCTCTAGAGATGTTCCCTCAGTTGAATAGATTAGTCATTGAAGACGAGAAAGGAAACAGCCACCAAGATGACACTGAGTCACTCAAGTTTGAGGCAAATCTCCCCGAGTCTTTTCTTCTTCGGTTAAGGACAGTTGAGGTTACTTGGTCTGAGGGTTACGGCGTATTTCCATTGATTGAGATTCTGTTAAAATATGCGAGCAAGCTAGAAAAGATTGTTTTCCAATTAAATGAAATCAAGTCTCCTGCAACATCAGATTCCTTGTTTTATGTGTCAGAGAAACTGCTCAGGATGCGAAGATCTTCTTCGTCTAACTGCAAGATTGTTCTCACCAAGTTACGCCCTTCAAGTCATTGGAACAACTCAGGTAACTAA